From a region of the Dictyostelium discoideum AX4 chromosome 2 chromosome, whole genome shotgun sequence genome:
- the grlG gene encoding G-protein-coupled receptor family 3 protein 7 (Similar to GPCR), which yields MKKIIFLVLFLIFIFKDIKSSYGVDLVNFKMITLLSNNFNDLGFNNMLNQGKVNVEKQLGITDTKVYIVDGYNDTKALLLPMVQNEDVDFVMCTSLGHVEACKEIAKMYEGSLTIKTQFMVRGSSNATSNLLQVTYNYASINYISGVFAGLYTKTNKIGFLSPGLLGGSADCFVYAYWLGAKQINPKIEFYYYNIGAFLNSDKTTRATAELLDMGCDVIGDTLDDFSAGNTVISRGFKALGTNGFPQREVYGENVVFSYSYNWTKIFLPIVKNALVKGKPKNNYADFNIDPTLNFYDISYGFDVPQDTKTKINDTISYLKSTPRAIHPTNCNDLMLKYAEKWNLTMSTTYDRTKCIAGSNFFFINEPFPGMTYFGYYNITNTQVKFSPSIQIGVSIVSGVLIAIVLLSMVGVYKYRASSSIRSASPIFLIFILFGALIVFGGIILWVSELNDHVCNGRLWMVTLGFSTLIGSLVVKNFRIWLIFDNPELKTVKITNYQLYPWVACCLVINIILMSILTSLGDLREVDATGIDSLGKYEFLKICKMNNSGASVLYTILAYFGALLLTGVFVSWKIRIVDIEEFNESRAIAHTLYAISFCLFVIVPLMISPLEKQSETIILSVAGLFITTAAVLIIFLPKFYRVYEYGEEGTNEMFKSKKSSNIATARAESHKSSNSGNHRTNRRGNLVSGDFTDDSESSVIEPNQEVADVTSGAVLADFTEESVSEIDENEKNHNDEIELPEINQSEQQNSEIEQPPPPPPPQQIEPDEKNQD from the exons atgaaaaaaataatatttttagtattatttttaatatttatttttaaagatataaaaTCAAGTTATGGAGTAGATTtagttaattttaaaatgattactttattatcaaataattttaatgatttaggATTTAATAATATGTTAAACCAAGGAAAAGTAAATGTTGAAAAACAATTAGGTATAACTGACACCAAAGTATATATCGTTGACGGCTATAATGATACCAAAGCATTACTTTTACCAATGGTTCAAAATGAAGATGTTGACTTTGTGATGTGTACAAGTTTAGGACATGTAGAAGCTTGTAAAGAAATTGCCAAAATGTATGAAGGCAGTCTAACGATTAAAACTCAATTTATGGTAAGAGGCAGTTCAAACGCAACTTCAAATCTTTTACAAGTTACTTATAATTATGcatcaattaattatattagtGGTGTTTTTGCAGGACTTTATACcaaaactaataaaattgGTTTCTTATCACCTGGTTTATTAGGTGGAAGTGCCGATTGTTTTGTTTATGCCTATTGGCTCGGtgcaaaacaaattaatccaaaaattgaattttactattataaCATTGGtgcatttttaaattcagaTAAAACCACTCGTGCCACTGCAGAATTATTAGATATGGGTTGTGATGTTATTGGTGATACTTTGGATGATTTCTCCGCTGGTAATACTGTAATTTCTCGTGGATTCAAAGCATTGGGTACAAATGGTTTCCCACAAAGAGAAGTTTATGGCGAAAATGTTGTATTCAGTTATTCCTATAACTGGACAAAAATCTTTTTACCAATTGTTAAAAATGCATTGGTTAAAGGTAAACCAAAGAATAATTATGcagattttaatattgatccAACATTAAACTTTTATGATATTTCCTATGGTTTTGATGTTCCACAAGACactaaaacaaaaattaatgacACCATTtcatatttaaaatcaactCCAAGAGCTATTCATCCAACTAATTGCAATGATCTTATGTTAAAATATGCAGAAAAATGGAATTTAACTATGTCTACAACTTATGATCGTACAAAATGTATTGCTGGttcaaatttcttttttattaatgaacCATTCCCAGGTATGACTTATTTtggttattataatattacaaatactCAA gTTAAATTTTCACCATCAATTCAAATTGGTGTTTCAATTGTTTCTGGTGTATTAATTGCAATCGTATTATTAAGTATGGTTGGAGTTTATAAATATAgagcatcatcatcaattcgTTCAGCAAGTCcaattttcttaattttcaTATTATTTGGTGCATTGATAGTTTTTGGCGGTATAATTTTATGGGTTAGTGAACTTAATGATCATGTATGCAATGGAAGATTATGGATGGTTACATTGGGTTTTTCAACACTTATTGGTAGTTTAGTAGTTAAAAACTTTAGAATTTGGTTGATTTTTGATAATCCAGAATTAAAAACAGttaaaattaccaattatcaattatatcCATGGGTTGCATGTTGTTTGGtaatcaatatcattttaATGAGTATTTTAACATCACTTGGTGATTTAAGAGAAGTTGATGCAACTGGTATTGATTCATTAGGTAAATATGAATTCTtgaaaatttgtaaaatgaATAACTCTGGTGCTTCAGTTTTATACACGATTTTGGCATACTTTGGAGCATTACTTTTAACAGGTGTTTTTGTATCATGGAAAATTCgtattgttgatattgaagAATTCAATGAATCACGTGCCATCGCTCATACACTTTATGCTATTAGTTTTTGTCTTTTCGTTATTGTACCATTAATGATCTCCCCATTGGAAAAACAATCAGAAACTATTATTCTAAGTGTTGCTGGTCTTTTTATTACAACTGCAGcagttttaattattttcttaCCAAAATTCTATAGAGTCTATGAATATGGTGAAGAAGGTACAAATGAAAtgtttaaatctaaaaaatcatcaaatattGCCACTGCTCGTGCTGAAAGTCATAAAAGTTCAAATAGTGGTAACCATAGAACTAATCGTAGAGGTAATCTCGTATCTGGTGATTTCACTGATGATTCAGAATCTTCAGTCATTGAACCAAATCAAGAAGTTGCTGATGTTACATCTGGTGCCGTTTTAGCTGATTTCACTGAAGAATCAGTTtctgaaattgatgaaaatgaaaaaaaccacaatgatgaaattgaattaccaGAAATAAATCAATCTGAACAACAAAATTCAGAAATtgaacaaccaccaccaccaccaccaccacaacaaataGAACCAGATGAAAAGAATCAagattaa
- a CDS encoding mitochondrial ribosome domain-containing protein, with protein sequence MSWRALLSHNLQEIRITFCQSNQSSEGLRNFVVKNYSDLKRLNPKLPLLIREGHGVEPVIYARYDWGKEEKKVVTNLTEQEVEEKLKELCLMGSKFDKSPESEFDEVDIVSAYQKPILNYRPIF encoded by the exons ATGTCTTGGAGAGCATTATTATCACACAACTTACAAGAAATTAGAATTACATTTTGTCAATCCAATCAAAGTAGTGAAGGTTTGAGAAACTTTGTTGTAAAGAATTACTCtgatttaaaaagattaaatccAAAATTACCATTACTCATTCGTGAAGGTCATGGTGTTGAACCAGTAATTTACGCTCGTTATg attGGGGtaaagaagaaaagaaagtTGTTACTAATTTAACCGAACAAGAAGTtgaagagaaattaaaagaattatgtTTAATGGGTAGTAAATTCGATAAATCACCAGAAAGTGAATTTGATGAAGTTGATATCGTATCTGCTTAtcaaaaaccaattttaaattatagaCCAATTTTTTAG
- the prsB gene encoding phosphoribosyl pyrophosphate synthetase, whose translation MSNNRLVILHGNAHPKLSKEIASCLNTEVGNALVSKFANSETQVIINESVRDVDLYIVQPTCNPSVNDYLMELLVMVDGAKRASAHRITAVVPFFGYARQSKKDKSRAPITCKLVANMMEAAGIDRVITMDLHSSQIQGFFNIPVENVYTEPLFVKYIKKKKKTEFLNQEFVIVSPGVGGVKRAKAISDKLESELAIIHRANKEMSLSLSSSFSFDIEETVLVGDVTGKIAIIIDDIADTCKTLKLASKALIKKGAIKVYALVTHGVFSNNAIDIINDSSITELVITDSIPNEHNKEKCPKLKIISIASVLSETMRRCHHGESVTSISK comes from the exons ATGAGTAATAATAGATTAGTAATTTTACATGGTAATGCTCACCCAAAATTAAGTAAAGAGATAGCATCATGTTTAAATACAGAAGTTGGAAATGCATTAGTTTCAAAATTTGCAAATAGTGAAACACAAGTAATAATCAACGAATCAGTTAGAGATGTAGATTTATATATAGTTCAACCAACTTGTAATCCAAGTGTAAATGATTATCTAATGGAATTATTGGTAATGGTAGATGGTGCAAAAAGAGCTTCAGCTCATCGTATCACTGCAGTAGTTCCATTCTTTGGTTATGCTagacaatcaaaaaaagataaatcaaGAGCGCCAATCACTTGTAAATTAGTTGCTAATATGATGGAAGCTGCTGGTATCGATAGAGTAATAACTATGGATTTAca ttcaagTCAAATTCaaggtttttttaatataccaGTTGAAAATGTTTATACAGAAccattatttgtaaaatatattaaaaagaagaaaaagacagaatttttaaatcaagagTTTGTAATTGTATCACCTGGCGTTGGTGGTGTAAAGAGAGCAAAAGCAATTTCAGATAAATTAGAGAGTGAATTAGCAATTATTCATCGTGCAAATAAAGAGATGTCATtgtcattatcatcatcattttcattcgATATTGAAGAGACAGTTCTAGTTGGTGATGTAACTGGAAAGATTGCAATCATAATCGATGATATTGCAGATACttgtaaaactttaaaattagCATCAAAagcattaattaaaaaaggtgCAATCAAAGTTTATGCTTTAGTTACTCATGGTGTTTTCTCAAATAATGCAATCGATATCATAAATGATTCATCAATCACTGAATTGGTAATTACCGATTCAATTCCAAATGAACATAACAAAGAAAAATGTCCAAAACTTAAAATCATATCAATTGCCTCTGTTTTATCTGAAACAATGAGACGTTGTCATCATGGTGAAAGTGTTACTTCAattagtaaataa
- a CDS encoding HD phosphohydrolase domain-containing protein, translating into MNNTFKYVNEDVSGTEGEESDYDPSEFIRGYHESPRSPRLIDYEMGRGLMGNFKGLGINKVRQSNEYDNDTDYSSRKSSKIINDVIHGHMEVPDYIMDFIDTEQFQRLRDLKQVGTTSFVFPCASHSRFEHSIGVSHLAGKYIDRIKVTQPELEITEREQKFVRIAGLCHDLGHGPFSHAFESWVDQLGGSKRFHHEDMSIKMLNWIIDDHGLDEYDSDDIKFISSLIQGKHRPKERAFIYDIVANNRNSVDVDKFDYLSRDSYYLGRSTVCDFQRLMEFSKVIDDQICFLSKEIYNLYELFHTRYSLHKLVYTHKVGKSIEFMIADAFTEADQFLKISDQLEDPKEFINLSDSLLRRIETSKEPELEKSRKIIKNIRNRNLYKFVDEIIVSTDKIRWSADSLAEDIAKVGNGILESDIIVQNLKLNYAFKDKDPVQSTRFYTRYDSTQSFTIKKEETSHLIPNQFQEERIRIFCRSKEKCEQVQTAFRKLLKNHNLSPNPSFTVSPARNIKKI; encoded by the exons atgaataatactTTCAAATATGTTAATGAAGATGTATCAGGTACAGAAGGTGAAGAATCAGATTATGATCCATCAGAATTTATAAGAGGATATCATGAATCACCAAGATCACCAAGATTGATCGATTATGAAATGGGACGTGGTTTAATGGGTAATTTCAAAGGTCTTGGAATTAATAAAGTTAGACAGAGCAATGAATATGATAATGATACTGATTATAGTAGTAgaaaatcatcaaaaattataaatgatGTTATTCATGGTCATATGGAAGTACCAGATTATATAATGGATTTTATAGATACAGAACAATTTCAAAGATTAAGAGATTTAAAACAAGTGGGTACCACAAGTTTTGTATTCCCCTGTGCATCACATTCAAGATTCGAACATTCCATTGGTGTTAGTCATTTAGCAGGTAAGTATATAGATAGAATTAAAGTGACACAACCTGAATTGGAAATAACAGAACGCGAGCAGAAATTTGTAAGAATAGCAGGTTTGTGTCATGACCTTGGTCATGGTCCATTCAGTCATGCATTTGAATCATGGGTTGATCAGTTGGGTGGTAGTAAACGATTTCATCATGAAGATATGTCAATCAAGATGTTGAATTGGATCATTGATGATCATGGTTTGGACGAGTATGATAGCGATGATATCAAATTCATCAGTAGTTTAATTCAAGGTAAACATAGACCAAAGGAAAGAGCATTCATATACGATATAGTTgcaaataatagaaatagtGTTGAcgttgataaatttgattacCTATCACGTGATTCCTACTATTTGGGTAGATCAACAGTTTGTGATTTTCAACGTCTTATGGAATTTAGCAAAGTCATTGATGATCAAATTTGTTTCCTAAGTAAAGAGATCTATAACCTCTACGAACTATTCCACACTCGTTATAGTTTACATAAATTGGTTTACACTCATAAAGTTGGCAAGTCAATAGAATTCATGATTGCCGATGCTTTCACAGAAGCTGATCAATTCTTAAAGATTTCTGATCAATTAGAAGATCcaaaagaatttataaatttatcagATAGTTTATTAAGACGTATTGAAACTTCAAAAGAACct gaattggaaaaatcaagaaaaattattaaaaatattagaaatAGAAATCTTTATAAATTTGTTGATGAAATTATTGTATCAACAGATAAAATAAGATGGTCAGCTGATAGTTTAGCAGAAGATATAGCAAAGGTGGGTAATGGTATATTAGAGAGTGATATTATTGtacaaaatttgaaattaaattatgcATTCAAAGATAAGGATCCAGTTCAATCAACTAGATTTTATACTCGTTATGATTCAACACAAAGTTttactattaaaaaagaagagaCTAGTCATTTAATTCCAAATCAATTCCAAGAAGAAAGAATTAGAATATTTTGTAGAAGTAAAGAAAAATGTGAACAAGTTCAAACTGCATTTagaaaacttttaaaaaatcataatttATCACCAAATCCTTCTTTTACAGTTTCACCTGCacgaaatattaaaaaaatttaa
- a CDS encoding hypothetical protein (Similar to Dictyostelium discoideum (Slime mold). Prespore-specific protein), with protein MYQQQQQQQQQQQQHNQQQLLSHQHPQQPNYPPQYNYHGQINHSQQQQQQQQQQYQESTNPPFTPVSMPYGVFQSPLYGLPNIEQDDMYGGYPPKYSTSQNLLPGTPQANNNFINCFNQTFPSRGYQSQPHNLFLPQQPQQQPSPLMSQQLPFGNQQASISSPTSTSSPQLSQFYSNYQQFQLQMHHQQQQQQQQQQQQQQQQQQQQQQQQQQQQQQQQQQQQQQQQQTIQQQQTIQQQQTIQQQLQQHQQHQLQHQQHQQQHQQQQHQQQQHQLQQQQQHQQQQQQQQLQQQQQQQQLQQQQLQQQTIQQQLQQQQQQLQQQQQQQNQSLSSPTSSDAANSSPSIFDKKRKGKEIEKEKKPTVKKETDSKKQSSQTKKPSPTSTFKKAKLSNIKIDNNNNNFSNNNFNNSNINNSTNNNSNINNSTNNNSTNNNSTNNNNNNNNNNNNNNNFNNNNSNNNNNSNINNSNNNNSNNTYNGNNSFGNNNSANSNQYSPSSYNAQLPNNNNNNNNNSNNTNNNSNNNNISQNYVSNSSQEPSSNCNIISTPINNQEVIGYNSGAFNNNNNNNNGDGITHHHQQYQLHPQQLQQQQQQQQQPQEQQYRQIPQQYEQYQEYQEPTQYQQLYQYQYHSEQQQQHQTEVQQFNQDTNQ; from the coding sequence ATGTaccaacaacagcaacagcaacagcaacagcaacagcaacataatcaacaacaacttttATCCCACCAACATCCTCAACAACCAAATTATCCTCCACAATATAACTATCATGGTCAAATTAACCATtcccaacaacaacaacaacaacaacaacagcaatatCAAGAATCAACAAATCCGCCATTTACACCAGTTTCAATGCCATACGGTGTTTTTCAAAGCCCATTATATGGTTTGCCAAATATTGAACAAGATGATATGTATGGAGGCTACCCTCCGAAATATAGCACTAGTCAAAACTTATTACCAGGTACTCCTCAAGCCAATAATAACTTTATAAATTGCTTCAATCAAACCTTTCCATCTCGTGGATACCAATCACAGCCCCACAATCTATTTTTAcctcaacaaccacaacaacaaccatctCCTTTAATGTCACAACAATTACCATTTGGTAATCAACAAGCATCAATTTCTTCACCAACTTCTACATCATCACCACAATTATCacaattttattcaaattatcaacaatttcaattgcaaatgcatcatcaacaacaacaacaacaacaacaacaacaacaacaacaacaacaacaacaacaacaacaacaacaacaacaacaacaacaacaacaacaacaacaacaacaacaacaacaacaacaacaacaaacaatccaacaacaacaaacaattcaacaacaacaaacaattcaacaacaactacaacaacatcaacaacatcaactacaacatcaacaacatcaacaacaacatcaacaacaacaacatcaacaacaacaacatcaactacaacaacaacaacaacatcaacaacaacaacaacaacagcaactacaacaacaacaacagcaacagcaactacaacagcagcaactacaacaacaaacaattcaacaacaactacaacaacagcaacagcaactacaacagcagcaacagcaacagaaTCAATCTTTATCATCCCCAACTAGCTCAGATGCTGCAAATAGTAGCCCTTcaatatttgataaaaaaagaaaaggaaaagagattgaaaaagagaaaaagccAACAGTAAAAAAGGAAACAGATTCAAAGAAACAATCTTCACAAACCAAAAAACCTTCTCCAAcatcaacatttaaaaaagcaaaactaagcaatattaaaattgataacaataataataattttagtaataataactttaataatagtaacattAATAACAGtaccaataataacagtAACATTAATAACAGtaccaataataacagtaccaataataacagtaccaataataataataataacaataataataataataataataataattttaataataataatagtaataataataataacagtaacATTAATAacagtaacaataataatagtaacaatactTATAATGGCAATAATAgttttggaaataataatagcgcAAACTCTAATCAATATTCACCTTCATCATATAATGCCCAactaccaaataataataataataataataataacagtaacaataccaacaacaacagtaacaataataatattagtcaAAACTATGTATCAAATAGTTCACAAGAACCATCCTCAAACTGTAATATTATATCAACTCCAATTAATAACCAAGAGGTAATTGGTTATAACAGTGGAGCCttcaataataacaacaataataacaatggaGATGGTATAAcacatcatcatcagcaaTATCAATTACATccacaacaacttcaacagcaacaacaacagcaacaacaaccacaagaACAGCAATATCGTCAAATACCACAACAATATGAGCAATATCAGGAATACCAAGAACCAACTCAGTATCAACAActataccaataccaatatcATTCagaacagcaacaacaacatcaaactGAAGTGCAACAATTTAATCAAGATACAAATCAATAG